The Kineothrix sp. MB12-C1 genome includes a window with the following:
- a CDS encoding DnaD domain protein — MGRLTIYKDNYVDATAVSNLFIDEYMKDANDAQLKVYIYLIRMMNANLSISLSDIADKFNHTEKDIMRALKYWEKNRILSLEYDESKSLIGIHLLDLNGPKEKASLPLTECVIAPVAVSVSKEELPANENIYEKPSYSLDQLKEFKAREESSQLLFIVEQYIGKTLTPSEVKTIFFIADRLSFSVDLIDYLVQYCVERGKKDFRYIEKVAISWAEAGITTPKEAEQKAYKYDKAVYEIMNALGKTSSPTAKEADYIRHWTKNLGFGMEVIHVACERSVLGTDKHRFEYADTILKSWHEAGVHHVTDIAREDEKFSRAKTSRGMTKAASSNAFNQFKQHDYDFESLEKELLKIR, encoded by the coding sequence ATGGGTCGCTTAACAATTTATAAGGATAACTATGTGGATGCAACAGCTGTATCCAATCTTTTTATTGACGAATATATGAAGGATGCAAACGATGCACAGCTGAAAGTATACATTTATCTTATCCGTATGATGAATGCTAATCTGTCTATCAGCTTATCCGATATTGCGGATAAATTTAATCATACGGAAAAAGACATAATGCGTGCGCTCAAATATTGGGAAAAGAACCGCATTCTCTCTCTGGAATACGATGAATCCAAATCTCTTATCGGCATTCATCTGCTCGACTTAAATGGCCCAAAAGAGAAGGCTTCATTACCCTTGACGGAGTGTGTTATTGCGCCTGTGGCGGTTTCTGTTTCTAAAGAAGAACTACCCGCGAACGAAAATATTTACGAAAAACCGTCTTATTCCTTAGACCAATTAAAAGAATTTAAAGCGAGGGAAGAATCTTCCCAGCTTTTATTTATCGTGGAACAATATATTGGAAAAACTCTGACCCCTTCCGAGGTGAAAACTATTTTCTTCATTGCAGACAGGCTTTCTTTTTCTGTGGATTTAATCGATTATTTGGTTCAATATTGTGTGGAACGCGGTAAGAAAGATTTTCGATACATAGAAAAGGTAGCAATCAGTTGGGCCGAGGCAGGTATTACTACCCCTAAAGAGGCGGAACAAAAAGCTTATAAATATGATAAAGCTGTATATGAAATCATGAATGCACTCGGGAAGACCTCTTCTCCTACTGCAAAGGAAGCCGATTATATCCGTCACTGGACGAAGAATCTGGGCTTCGGGATGGAAGTCATCCACGTTGCCTGCGAACGAAGTGTTCTTGGCACGGACAAGCATCGTTTTGAATATGCTGACACTATTTTGAAAAGTTGGCATGAAGCAGGGGTTCATCACGTTACTGATATTGCCAGAGAAGATGAGAAATTCTCTCGCGCAAAGACTTCCAGGGGCATGACAAAGGCTGCTTCGAGCAACGCCTTCAACCAATTCAAACAACACGATTACGATTTTGAATCTCTGGAAAAGGAACTCTTAAAAATCAGATAA
- a CDS encoding ATP-binding protein, giving the protein MALSNVQYDFIIRNYEEKQNRNRHRSEERRARIYEQVKGYKELEDSIASISVEQGRRLLEGDTYALENLREMIKKLSEDKRRLLSASGYPVDYLNPIYDCCDCKDSGYIDGKKCHCFRQAEISMLYEQSHISKMLTTENFSALSDKYYSGDDLSLFTDAVGTCKKFIENFDSIYHNLFFYGTVGSGKSFLSCCIAKEIIDKGYSVLYFSSAAFFEHMSQLFYSFRNHSGEARDDLYECDLLIIDDLGAEVVNNYTSSQLFSCLNERHIRHKPTIISTNLSLEELRVRYSDRIFSRITSNYTICKLSGPDIRIYKKLNRSN; this is encoded by the coding sequence TTGGCACTTAGCAATGTTCAATACGATTTCATCATTCGAAACTATGAGGAAAAACAAAACAGGAACCGCCATCGGTCAGAAGAACGCCGCGCCCGTATTTACGAGCAGGTAAAGGGCTACAAAGAACTGGAAGATTCTATCGCCTCTATCTCTGTAGAACAAGGCCGCAGGCTTCTCGAAGGCGATACTTATGCACTTGAGAACTTAAGGGAAATGATCAAGAAACTGTCTGAAGATAAGCGCAGGCTTCTGAGCGCTTCCGGTTATCCTGTCGATTATCTCAATCCAATTTATGACTGCTGTGATTGCAAGGATAGTGGCTACATCGATGGAAAGAAATGCCATTGCTTTCGTCAAGCTGAGATTTCTATGCTTTACGAGCAGTCTCATATCAGTAAAATGTTGACAACAGAGAATTTCTCCGCCCTTTCCGATAAGTATTACAGCGGCGATGATCTTTCTCTTTTTACCGATGCTGTCGGCACCTGTAAAAAATTTATAGAAAATTTTGATTCTATCTATCATAATTTATTCTTTTATGGTACAGTAGGGTCTGGCAAGTCCTTTCTTTCCTGCTGCATTGCAAAAGAAATCATTGATAAGGGTTATTCTGTCTTATATTTTAGCTCTGCTGCTTTCTTTGAGCACATGTCGCAGCTTTTTTACAGTTTCAGGAATCATTCCGGCGAAGCGAGGGACGACCTTTATGAATGTGATTTGCTCATTATCGACGATCTGGGTGCAGAAGTAGTGAATAACTACACCTCCTCCCAGCTTTTTTCCTGTCTTAACGAACGACATATCCGTCATAAACCAACTATTATATCCACGAATCTATCATTGGAAGAATTGCGAGTACGTTATTCGGACAGAATATTTTCAAGAATTACCAGTAATTATACCATATGCAAATTATCCGGACCGGATATACGAATTTATAAAAAACTAAACAGATCAAATTAG